In Planctomycetota bacterium, the DNA window CGATCCGTGGGGGAGGTGGACGGTTCGGTCGTTCTGTGCGGCGATATCTTCCTGGCGGTCGAGCATCCTCTGGCTGTGAACAAGGTCGGCGCGGCCTCAAGAGTGCGCTGTGCCCTGCCGCGAGGCAATGTGCTCCAGCCTGGACAGACGTGTCGCTATACGTTGGTGATCGGCGTCGTCCCGCCGAACCAACTGCGCCGCGGGTTCCTGTACTACCTCGAACGGCGCCGGGCGCATCCGTATCGGCCGTTCCTGCATTACAACAGCTGGTACCACCTCAACATCGGTCGGCCAAACAACCACATGACCGAAGCCGAGTGTCTGGCGACGATCGAGAACATAGGCCGCGAGATGGTCTGCACGCGGGGCGTAAAGCTGGATGCGTTCGTCTGGGACGACGGCTGGGACGACTTCGACTCGCTATGGGGCTTCCACAAGGACTTTCCCAACGGCTTCGAAAAACTCAAGGACGCTGGCGCCCAATACGGTGCGGCCCAGGGTGTGTGGATGTCGCCGTGGGGCGGGTACGGCGGCCCGAAGGAGAAACGGATCGCCTACGGCAAGTCGCAAGGCTATGAGACGAACCGCAGCGGGTTCTCCATGGCCGGCGCGAAGTATGGCAAGGCATTCTCCGATGTCTGCCTGCGGATGATGCGGGAGCATGGAGTGGTCTTCTTCAAGTTCGACGGCATGGGCTCGGCCAACAGCACCGGCGCGACGGGCGAGATGGGAGATGACGTCGATGCCGTCCTCGTATTGACGCAGGTTCTGCGGCGCGAGAATCCCGCCCTGTTCATCAGCGCCACGACCGGCACCTGGGCCAGCCCGTTCTGGGTCTGCTATGCCGATTCGATCTGGCGGCAGGGCGGCGATACGGGTTTCCATGGGGCAGGCGACGACCGGCAGAGGTGGATCACCTACCGCGACATGTTCTGCTACCGGTGCATCGTGCAGATGGGGCCGCTGTACCCGCTCAACTCGCTAATGCTTCATGGCCCGTGCATCGGCGAGCGGGCCAATCCGTCAAAGATGCCGCGCGGCGAGAAGTCCGTCGCCGATGAGATATGGACCTTCTTCGGTTCCGGCACAAACCTGCAGGAACT includes these proteins:
- a CDS encoding enterotoxin; this encodes MRIALFLMLWIAVAVNAASALDYPGVTPGQSHGSREASCLLLANQAMEASWKVEEDRVTAVTVSNRQTGQTLILASGHMPQIVLDEGQVIDLSRLKPTTPLALQTIQADASLVRKEAAHGGRCITASFQDPTSGIRADWSVQLRDESNYVIESLDLTSDRAVRIRELVFADATVRDARSVGEVDGSVVLCGDIFLAVEHPLAVNKVGAASRVRCALPRGNVLQPGQTCRYTLVIGVVPPNQLRRGFLYYLERRRAHPYRPFLHYNSWYHLNIGRPNNHMTEAECLATIENIGREMVCTRGVKLDAFVWDDGWDDFDSLWGFHKDFPNGFEKLKDAGAQYGAAQGVWMSPWGGYGGPKEKRIAYGKSQGYETNRSGFSMAGAKYGKAFSDVCLRMMREHGVVFFKFDGMGSANSTGATGEMGDDVDAVLVLTQVLRRENPALFISATTGTWASPFWVCYADSIWRQGGDTGFHGAGDDRQRWITYRDMFCYRCIVQMGPLYPLNSLMLHGPCIGERANPSKMPRGEKSVADEIWTFFGSGTNLQELYISPHLLTEKMWDELAAAAKWSRANADVLVDTHWIGGDPGKGEVYGWAAWQPRKGIVVLRNPSDKPQSYALELAHDLELPDEHLTDYALKPSRTNQRLGTLRAASVEPLDIELQPFEVLVFEATAVPSGRKYDAKAYR